Sequence from the Streptomyces sp. NBC_00358 genome:
CGACGGCGGGCGCGGACTGCGGGACACCTGGTTGCCCGCCCCGGCGTGCGGAGTGGCCTTCGCCGCCGTCCAGTTCGCCGCCTCGAACTACGTCTCCGCGCAACTCGCCGACATCGGCGCCGCTTTGGCCAGTGCCGCCGCCCTGGTCGCCGTGCCGCACGCGTGCCCGCCGCCGGGTCCGTACGGGCATCGGTACCGACCGGCGCGCGCAGCGAGGAACCCGACGAGCAGGACCCGCCCCCGAAGTCGTGCGCGCCTGCACCCCCGTACGCCCTGATCGGCGCCCTCCAGGTGAGCGCCGCCCGGGAGTCGGGACTGTCGCCCGAACTCCTGGCCGCCGCCAACAGTTCGGGCGGTGTCCTCGGCAGGATGATCTCGCCACAGAACCTGACCATCGCCTGCGCGGCCTCGGCCTCGCGGGCCGCGAGGGCGACCTGCTGCGCAAGGTGCTGCCCTGGAGCCTCGGCCCGCTCCTGGTCACGTGTCCGATCGTTGCGGGACAGAGCTCGCCGGTCCTCTCCTGGATGCTGCCCTGAACCGGCTGCCGCCCTGAACCGGCCGCGGCTGTAACCCCGAGACGGCGGCGGACATCACCGCGTCGCGCTTCCGGACGGCTCGCCCACCGCGCCGGGACAGCGCCGGACCTGCCCGCGTCCGGTCCCCGACACTGCCCCGAGTCGGGCGGGTTTCCACCCGGTGACAAGGGCTGTTCCGCGTGTCACGGATGCGCTCCACTGGGGCTCGGCACCGCCCGCTGCCAGCCCGGACGGGTAGTTTGGGGTGACCGAAGTGGACTTCTGGAGGGTTGGCCGTGACTGCTGATCTGTCGCAGCTCGTGAAGGCGTATGACGTACGCGGGGTGGTTCCGGACCAGTGGGACGAGCCGTTGGCCGAGCTGTTCGGTGCCGCCTTCGTCCAGGTGACCGGAGCGGACGCCATCGTGATCGGGCACGACATGCGGCCGTCGTCGCCCGGACTGTCCCGCGCCTTCGCACGCGGTGCGGCGGCGCGCGGGGTCGACGTGACCGAGATCGGCCTGTGCTCCACGGACCAGCTGTACTACGCGTCGGGCGCGTTCGGCCTGCCCGGCGCCATGTTCACCGCCTCGCACAACCCGGCCCAGTACAACGGCATCAAGATGTGCCGGGCGGGCGCGGCCCCCGTCGGCCAGGACACCGGACTCTCCGAGATCCGCCAACTCACCGAGTCCTGGCTCGACTCCGGCGCCCCGGCCTCGGACGCCGCACCCGGAACGATCACGCAGCGGGACACGTTGGACGACTACGCGGCGTACCTCCGCTCGCTCGTCGACCTGACCTCGATCCGCCCCCTGAAGGTCGTCGTCGACGCGGGCAACGGCATGGGCGGACACACCGTCCCGACCGTCTTCTCCGGCCTGCCGCTCGACCTCGTCCCGATGTACTTCGAGCTGGACGGCACCTTCCCGAACCACGAGGCCAACCCGCTCGACCCGGCGAACATCGTGGACCTCCAGAAGCGTGTGCGCGAGGAGGGCGCCGACCTCGGCATCGCCTTCGACGGCGACGCCGACCGCTGCTTCGTCGTCGACGAGCGGGGCGAGCCGGTCTCCCCGTCCGCGATCACCGCGCTGGTCGCCGCCCGCGAACTCGCCAAGCACGGTGGCGGCACGGTCATCCACAACCTCATCACCTCCTGGTCGGTCCCGGAGGTCGTCCGCGAGCACGGCGGCACCCCGGTCCGCACCCGCGTCGGCCACTCCTTCATCAAGGCCGAGATGGCCAGTTCCGGCGCGATCTTCGGCGGCGAGCACTCCGCGCACTACTACTTCCGCGACTTCTGGAACGCGGACACCGGCATGCTGGCCGCCCTCCACGTCCTCGCAGCCCTCGGCGGCCAGGACGGCCCGCTCTCCGGGCTCGTCGCCGAGTACGACCGCTACGCGGGCTCCGGCGAGATCAACTCCACCGTCGACGACCAGGCCGCCCGCCTCGCCGCAGTCAGGGCCGCCTACGAGGGCCGCGAGGGTGTCACCATCGACGAGCTCGACGGTCTGACGGTCACAGCCGAGGACGCGTGGTTCAACGTCCGCCCCTCCAACACCGAGCCCCTCCTGCGGCTCAACGCGGAGGCCCGCGACGAGGCGACGATGACGCGGGTGCGGGACGAGGTACTGAAGATCATCAGAGGCTGAGCCCCGCACGGCCGGACCGGAGACCCGATACCGCCGACCTGGAACGGCCCGGCGGTCGGCCGCCGACGGGCCGACCCGCCGACCACCGGCGGGCACGGCACCCCGCGGGCACCGTCCCCCGGCCGACCGGTCGGCCGGGGGAGGGACGCAGTCACGGTGACGGACCCGGAGACGGGCCTCAGCCGCCCGTACAGCCGCTCCGCGCGCCTCACGAAACCGTGGGCGCACCCCGGCATCCGGCTTCCCGCAGCGGTACCCTGACCAGGCCGCATCCACCGTTTCGGAAGGACACCCCATGCCGCTCGAAGCCGGCCTCCTGGAGATCCTCGCCTGCCCGGCCTGCCATGCCCCGCTCAAGGAGCAGGAGACCGAGCTGATCTGCACCGGAGCGGACTGCGGCCTCGCCTACCCGGTCCGCGACGGCATCCCCGTACTCCTGGTCGACGAGGCCCGCCGCCCCGCTTGACCGACGCGGCCGCCCGGCGGACACGCGGCGCCGCGACCTCCGCGCGCGGGGCGCCGGCGGCGCCGTCCCCCGCTCACGGGCGTCCCGACGGCGCGGCAGGCCCGACGGCAGGCCACGACACCCGACGACAAGCGGCAGCGCCGCCGCCCGCACGGACGACGGCGACGCGGCCGTCCCGACCGGCGACCGGCGCACACCCGGCCGGTACCCGGTCCGACCCAGCGCCGCTCGGCCCCTCGCGCGAGCGACCCGTGCAAGCGAGCCCGGCGGCACCCGCGCAAGTGCCCCCCGGCGATCGGAGGCAACCGACCCCATGCTCGACGAATCGCTCCTCGACGATCCCGACGCGCTCACCCGGGCCGACCGGCGGGCCCTGCTCCGCGGCGCCGCCGAGGCGGGCGCCCGGGTACGCACCGCGGTCCGGCACGCCACCGAGGCCGGCATCCCCGAACTCAAGCCGGACGGCCGCCCGCGCGGCGTCCTGATCGCGGGCCCCGGCATGGCCGCCACCGGCGTCGCCGAACTGCTCGGCACCCTCGCCGGAGCGAGCTGCCCCCTCACCCGGCTCACCCCCACCGGCGTCGCTCCCGCCGGGGGAGCCCTGCGCTGGGACCTGCCCGGCTGGGCGGGCCCCGTCGACCTCCTGCTGATCGCCACCCCCGACGGCAGCGAGCCCGGCCTGGAACTGCTCATCGAGCAGGCCTACCGGCGCGGCAGCACCGTCGCCGCCGTGGCCCCCGTCGGCTCCCCCCTCGCCGAATGGGTGGAGGGCAGCCACGGCCTCTTCGTACCGATGGCGACCGCCCCGTACGACCAGGACCAGCCCCTGGCGGCCTCGGCCCCCGGCGTGCTGTGGGCGCTGCTCACCCCGCTGCTCGTCCTCCTCGACCGCACCGGACTGGTCTCGGCCCCGCCGGAAGCCCTGCAGAAGGTCGCCGACCGGCTCGACCGCGTCGCCGAGCGCTGCGGGCCCGCCATCGCGGCCTACAGCAATCCCGCCAAGACACTCGCCGTCGAGCTGGCCGAGGCGCTCCCGGTGATCTGGACCGAGGGCACCTCGGCCGGTCCGGCCGGCCGCCGGTTCACCGCCGCGCTCGCCGAACTCGCCGGCCGCCCCGCGCTCACCGCCGAACTCCCCGAGGCGCTCGCCTCGCACAG
This genomic interval carries:
- a CDS encoding phosphomannomutase/phosphoglucomutase, translating into MTADLSQLVKAYDVRGVVPDQWDEPLAELFGAAFVQVTGADAIVIGHDMRPSSPGLSRAFARGAAARGVDVTEIGLCSTDQLYYASGAFGLPGAMFTASHNPAQYNGIKMCRAGAAPVGQDTGLSEIRQLTESWLDSGAPASDAAPGTITQRDTLDDYAAYLRSLVDLTSIRPLKVVVDAGNGMGGHTVPTVFSGLPLDLVPMYFELDGTFPNHEANPLDPANIVDLQKRVREEGADLGIAFDGDADRCFVVDERGEPVSPSAITALVAARELAKHGGGTVIHNLITSWSVPEVVREHGGTPVRTRVGHSFIKAEMASSGAIFGGEHSAHYYFRDFWNADTGMLAALHVLAALGGQDGPLSGLVAEYDRYAGSGEINSTVDDQAARLAAVRAAYEGREGVTIDELDGLTVTAEDAWFNVRPSNTEPLLRLNAEARDEATMTRVRDEVLKIIRG
- a CDS encoding Trm112 family protein, encoding MPLEAGLLEILACPACHAPLKEQETELICTGADCGLAYPVRDGIPVLLVDEARRPA
- a CDS encoding SIS domain-containing protein, with protein sequence MLDESLLDDPDALTRADRRALLRGAAEAGARVRTAVRHATEAGIPELKPDGRPRGVLIAGPGMAATGVAELLGTLAGASCPLTRLTPTGVAPAGGALRWDLPGWAGPVDLLLIATPDGSEPGLELLIEQAYRRGSTVAAVAPVGSPLAEWVEGSHGLFVPMATAPYDQDQPLAASAPGVLWALLTPLLVLLDRTGLVSAPPEALQKVADRLDRVAERCGPAIAAYSNPAKTLAVELAEALPVIWTEGTSAGPAGRRFTAALAELAGRPALTAELPEALASHSVLLAGALAAGADPDDFFRDRVEEAQALHARVVLLRDRPIGGISAAPAARELALSHDTAISELEPEEGGELETLAELIAITDFAAVYLALASGA